The stretch of DNA GGTTTCGCCGATATCGCTCCGGAATCCGCCGCATCATCGCGCCGCGCAGAAGGATGATCCCGAGCACGCCGGCGAAGCTCAACTGAAAGCCGGGATCCAGCGCGGCCATCGGCTCCACGGCCAGAATCAGCAGCGCGGCGGCGGAGACGATGGGGAGCGATGCGGACGGGCGCTGCAGCACCGTGGCGAGGAGGGCGAGCGCCATCATGATCCCCGAGCGGACGGCGGACGCGGGCGCGCCGATCAGGGCCAGGTACGCGGCGATGAGCGCAATGGTCAGCCAGGCGACACGCGACCGCGACAGCCGCAGCATCCTCCCGATCAGCACGAACACGGCGCCGAGCAGCGCCACGTGGGTGCCGCTTATGGCCAGCAGGTGCACCAGCCCGGTCTGCGCGAACCGATCCGCCAGCGCGCGGTCCAGCGTCTCCCGCCGGCCCAGCAGAAGCGCGTCCGCCAAGGGGCCGTGCCGTCCCATCAACCGGTGCAGCTGCGCCTCGGTTCGCCCGCGCGCCCAGAGCAGCGGGTGCGTGGCGGCGCGCGGCGGTGCGACCACGGCGAGCGAATCGGCCATGACGAATCCGGCCCAAGCTGGTTCGCGCGGCCAAGCGCTGCCCAGCACGGGCTTCGGCATCGGCCGCCATCTACCGCGGAGGACGACCTCGGTGCCCGCCAGGGCGGAATCGGTGCCCTGCGGCAAGCGGACGCGCATCGCTCCCGTGCAGCCCGCGATCGGTCCACCCGTGGACGAGACGGCGCGCGCATCCACCGGCAGCAGGGGACGGCGCGCGGCGGAGTCCGGCGGAGGCATCCAGTTGGCCGCGAGCACGCCGTGGACGACGAGTTCGTCCCCGTCCGCCAGGTGCACCCGGCAGTCGCGTTCGGCATCCGCCCGCGCGCCGGCCCCGTGCCCCACCCCCGCCGCCATGACCGCGCCGAGGATGAGCAGCCCGCTGGTCCGTGCAGAGACTGTCGAGCCGATCAGCGAGCGGTGCAGCCAGGGGGCAAGAAGAAGCGGCACCGCAGCTAGTGCGGTACCGCCTGTGACTCCATCGACGCGCAACCCGATCAACAGCCCCGCCAGGAAGGCGAGAAAGGCGAGAACGAGGGGCAATCGAAGCTGGTTCACCTTGACAGGAGAGCGGGTCGATGCGCGGCATGTGGACGGTCCGCATGATAATCACGGGACCCCGATTCTCCTAACCGCGAGCCGCCACCGTGCGGATCTGTACGCCTCCGACGCGCCGCAACTCATGTTGAAACATCGGTTAGCGTGGCCGGGTGCGTGGTGGCTTGGGGCGCGCCCCATCATTGAACTCACACGACAGCGTGGAGTCCACGAAGGTGGACTTCGTGTGGTTGTTGCAGCGAATTCATTCGCCCGAGGAGGCTTGGGCCGCTTGCCTAGCCGAGGACCAGGACCGCGGCTCAGGTTTCCGTGCCGCTGCCGCGCCCAAGCCAAGAGGCATCCGCAACCAGATCCCACGGCCCTGCATGGTATGCACTGCGGGCCGGTGCAGTGCGCCCGGGCCTCTGGATGACAGATTGCGCTTGGCTCGCGTAGGGTGCGATCAACGAAAATCGCCGCTCCTTCAAGAGGCAGCGGCGGTGATGCCTAGGTGAAGCGGGTCAGTTCAGGGGACGATCGCCATCGCGCTGGTGGATGAGCGTCGGGTCGTCCTCGCCCCCGTCGCCGTGGTAAGGCCCACGCGGTCCGACGCCGTCACCCTGGAATGGTGCCGTGTGATCGTCAGAGACGAAGCGGGCCGTCTCCTCCGGCTCCGCGGCAGGCACGTGGGCGTGCGGGGCGGGCGGGCTCGGCGCCAGCACGGGTGAACCCTGGCCCGGCGCCGGAATCAGCAGCCCGCGGGCGCGCAGCTCCTCGCGCATTCGCAGGTCGTGGCGCAGGCTGAGCGCAAGCATCGCCAGCATGCCCGCCAGGAACGCCAGGAACAGCACCACCGTGAGCGGCGCGCCATAGAACGTCGTGATCCCGATGCTCACCACGGCGCGCTCGCCGCGGTTGAGCCAGGTGAACAGCCCCGCGGCCAGGGCAATGCCTGCCGGGGGCAGCCAGCGCGGAACCGTCACGCGGCCGCCAGCGCGGGAATCAGCTCTCCCGTGAACGTGGCCCCCGTGGTCGAAACCAGCGTCACGTCCACGAAGTAGCCGATCAGCTCGGCGGGAGCCTCGAACGTGACCACCTTGTTGCTTTCCGTGCGCCCCTGCACGCCTCCGCGCCGGCCTTCCTTTTCCACCAGCACCTCGACGGTGCGCCCCACCTCGGCCTGGTACATCTCCGCCTGGATTCTGCGGTGGACGGCGATCAGCCCCGCGAGCCGGGCCTGGCCCACCTCGTCGGGAACGAACTGGTCGCGCGGCAGGCGCGTGGCCGGCGTGCCGTCGCGCTCGGAGTACTTGTACAGGAACGCGTCGTCGAACCGTACCGCGCGCACCAGGTCAAGCGTGGCCTGGTATTCCTCATCCGTCTCGCCGGGAAAGCCCACGATGATGTCGGTGGAAAGCGCGATGCCGGGCATGGCTTCGCGCACCCACTCGATCTTTTCCATGTACTCCGCGACCGTGTACCGGCGCAGCATGCGCTTGAGGGTGCGGTCGTGGCCGGCCTGCACGGGCAGGTGAAGCTGCTTGCAGACGGTGGGCTCGGCCGCCATCACCTCCACCAGCTCGCGGGTGAAGTCGTTGGGGTGCGGGCTGGTAAAGCGCACGCGGCGGATGCCCGGCACCCGCGCCACCTCGCGCAGCAGGCGCGGGACGTTCCAGCCGCCGTGCTCGTACGAGTTCACCGTCTGGCCCAGCAGCGTCACCTCGGGCACGCCGTCGGCGGCCAGGGCGCGCACCTCGTCCAGAATGGCCTGCGAGTCGCGGTTCTTTTCATCGCCGCGCACGTACGGCACGATGCAGTATGTGCAGCGGTAGTTGCAGCCGCGCTGGATGGGCACCCACGCGCTCAC from Longimicrobium sp. encodes:
- a CDS encoding ComEC/Rec2 family competence protein, with translation MNQLRLPLVLAFLAFLAGLLIGLRVDGVTGGTALAAVPLLLAPWLHRSLIGSTVSARTSGLLILGAVMAAGVGHGAGARADAERDCRVHLADGDELVVHGVLAANWMPPPDSAARRPLLPVDARAVSSTGGPIAGCTGAMRVRLPQGTDSALAGTEVVLRGRWRPMPKPVLGSAWPREPAWAGFVMADSLAVVAPPRAATHPLLWARGRTEAQLHRLMGRHGPLADALLLGRRETLDRALADRFAQTGLVHLLAISGTHVALLGAVFVLIGRMLRLSRSRVAWLTIALIAAYLALIGAPASAVRSGIMMALALLATVLQRPSASLPIVSAAALLILAVEPMAALDPGFQLSFAGVLGIILLRGAMMRRIPERYRRNPAARWTIESLVVSVAAFITTAPVVAHHFGQCAPVSIIANLPAIPLSSVALVGIGAAAVLEPVAPPVARLIADGAGLALDLLNRVVDVALLVPGGHASVARPQWWLWGLAGVAFLLVLDATARMRDRVRWAVAVMSSAAAFLLLPIAGRAVDGGMEL
- a CDS encoding LapA family protein; the protein is MTVPRWLPPAGIALAAGLFTWLNRGERAVVSIGITTFYGAPLTVVLFLAFLAGMLAMLALSLRHDLRMREELRARGLLIPAPGQGSPVLAPSPPAPHAHVPAAEPEETARFVSDDHTAPFQGDGVGPRGPYHGDGGEDDPTLIHQRDGDRPLN
- the miaB gene encoding tRNA (N6-isopentenyl adenosine(37)-C2)-methylthiotransferase MiaB, translated to MKRAYIETYGCQMNISDSELMHGILAEQGYTPADKPEDADVILVNTCAIRDHAEQRVIGRVGQLQQIRRDNPDVVIGVTGCMAQRMGESLLGKAGGVDMVMGPDAYRQLPDKLAEVVTRRGPAAVKLAPATQAATIAARGLTVLGFDPHENYEGVTAKRISSVSAWVPIQRGCNYRCTYCIVPYVRGDEKNRDSQAILDEVRALAADGVPEVTLLGQTVNSYEHGGWNVPRLLREVARVPGIRRVRFTSPHPNDFTRELVEVMAAEPTVCKQLHLPVQAGHDRTLKRMLRRYTVAEYMEKIEWVREAMPGIALSTDIIVGFPGETDEEYQATLDLVRAVRFDDAFLYKYSERDGTPATRLPRDQFVPDEVGQARLAGLIAVHRRIQAEMYQAEVGRTVEVLVEKEGRRGGVQGRTESNKVVTFEAPAELIGYFVDVTLVSTTGATFTGELIPALAAA